In one window of Streptomyces sp. FXJ1.172 DNA:
- a CDS encoding RNA polymerase sigma factor: MNEALLRSLTPSVLAVLVRRGADFAAAEDAVQDALVEAVRVWPADPPRDPKGWLVTVAWRRFLDATRADTARRRREDLVDEEPAPGPASAVDDTLQLYFLCAHPSLTPSSAVALTLRAVGGLTTRQIAQAYLVPEATMAQRISRAKRTVSGVRFDQPGDVATVLRVLYLVFNEGYSGDVDLVAEAIRLTRQLAAQIDHPEVAGLLALMLLHHARRAARTAPDGSLVPLAEQDRGRWDTELIAEGVGILQAALARDRLGEFQAQAAVAALHADAPTAEETDWVQIVEWYDELARLTDSPVVRLNRAVAVGEADGPRAGLAALAVLDASLPRYTAVAAYLHERDGDLVTAARLYAEAAQKAPDLAERDHLTRQAARLNSRRRR, encoded by the coding sequence GAGCCGACTTCGCGGCGGCCGAGGACGCCGTGCAGGACGCGCTGGTCGAGGCGGTCCGGGTGTGGCCGGCCGACCCGCCGCGCGATCCGAAGGGCTGGCTGGTGACCGTGGCCTGGCGCCGGTTCCTCGACGCGACCCGCGCGGACACCGCCCGCCGCCGGCGTGAGGACCTCGTCGACGAGGAGCCGGCGCCCGGGCCCGCGTCCGCGGTGGACGACACCCTCCAGCTCTACTTCCTGTGCGCCCACCCGTCGCTGACACCGTCGTCCGCGGTCGCGCTCACGCTGCGCGCCGTCGGCGGGCTGACCACCCGCCAGATCGCCCAGGCCTACCTGGTGCCCGAGGCGACCATGGCCCAGCGCATCAGCCGGGCCAAGCGAACGGTCTCCGGCGTGCGGTTCGACCAGCCCGGCGACGTCGCCACCGTGCTGCGCGTCCTCTACCTGGTCTTCAACGAGGGCTACTCCGGCGACGTCGACCTCGTCGCCGAGGCCATCCGGCTGACCCGGCAGCTCGCGGCCCAGATCGACCATCCCGAGGTGGCGGGGCTGCTCGCCCTGATGCTGCTCCACCACGCCCGGCGCGCCGCCCGGACCGCGCCGGACGGCAGCCTGGTACCGCTCGCCGAGCAGGACCGCGGCCGGTGGGACACCGAGTTGATCGCCGAGGGGGTCGGGATCCTGCAGGCGGCCCTCGCCCGTGACCGGCTGGGTGAGTTCCAGGCCCAGGCCGCCGTCGCGGCACTCCACGCCGACGCACCCACCGCCGAGGAGACGGACTGGGTGCAGATCGTCGAGTGGTACGACGAACTCGCGCGCCTGACCGACAGCCCGGTCGTCCGGCTCAACCGCGCGGTCGCCGTGGGCGAGGCCGACGGACCGCGGGCCGGCCTGGCGGCGCTTGCGGTGCTGGACGCCTCACTGCCCCGCTACACCGCGGTGGCGGCGTATCTCCACGAGCGTGACGGCGACCTGGTCACGGCGGCACGGCTGTACGCCGAGGCGGCCCAGAAGGCACCCGACCTCGCCGAACGCGACCACCTGACACGCCAGGCCGCTCGGCTCAACTCCCGTCGGCGTCGCTGA
- a CDS encoding RNA polymerase sigma-70 factor, with translation MTALSTHPDQQIFHEHRRLLFSVAYRVLGSAADAEDAVQDAWIKWSAADRSQVADPKAYLTRIVSNLALERLRSARHKRETYVGPWLPEPILTGGDACEAVTDAESVSMAMLVVLETLSPLERAVFVLKEVFDFSHAEIAEAVERSETAVRQAAHRAREHVRARRPRFAADRSRQRAATERFLAAATGGDVNALLELLSPDVTLWTDGGGKVRQALRPVVGAATVAAWFAAIGTVTYQGVQPTDMKAELLEINGEPGMVFSGPGRVIATVTFDFDTDGRITAIHNVANPDKLQAINDGTTYDIGTR, from the coding sequence GTGACCGCCCTGTCCACCCACCCGGACCAGCAGATCTTCCACGAGCACCGGCGGCTGCTGTTCTCCGTGGCCTATCGCGTCCTCGGCAGCGCGGCCGACGCCGAGGACGCGGTCCAGGACGCCTGGATCAAGTGGTCCGCCGCGGACCGCTCACAAGTGGCCGACCCCAAGGCCTATTTGACACGCATCGTCTCGAACCTGGCGCTGGAACGGTTGCGGTCCGCGCGGCACAAGCGGGAGACGTATGTGGGGCCGTGGCTGCCGGAGCCCATCCTCACCGGCGGGGACGCCTGCGAGGCCGTCACGGACGCCGAGTCGGTGTCGATGGCCATGCTGGTGGTGCTCGAGACGCTCAGCCCGCTGGAGCGTGCGGTGTTCGTGCTGAAGGAGGTCTTCGACTTCAGCCACGCCGAGATCGCCGAGGCGGTGGAGCGTTCCGAAACCGCGGTACGGCAGGCCGCGCACCGGGCCCGTGAGCACGTTCGGGCCCGACGGCCGCGCTTCGCCGCGGACCGGTCGCGGCAGCGTGCGGCCACCGAGCGGTTTCTCGCCGCCGCGACCGGCGGCGACGTCAACGCCTTGCTGGAACTGCTGTCCCCGGACGTCACCTTGTGGACCGATGGCGGCGGCAAGGTCCGTCAGGCCCTGCGCCCGGTCGTGGGCGCGGCCACGGTGGCGGCCTGGTTCGCGGCCATCGGCACCGTGACCTATCAAGGAGTCCAGCCCACCGACATGAAGGCCGAACTCCTGGAGATCAACGGCGAACCGGGCATGGTCTTCAGCGGCCCGGGACGCGTGATCGCCACCGTCACCTTCGACTTCGACACCGACGGCCGTATCACCGCCATCCACAACGTGGCCAACCCGGACAAACTCCAGGCGATCAACGACGGCACCACCTACGACATCGGCACCCGGTGA